One genomic region from Macaca mulatta isolate MMU2019108-1 chromosome 20, T2T-MMU8v2.0, whole genome shotgun sequence encodes:
- the MAF gene encoding transcription factor Maf, with amino-acid sequence MASELAMSNSDLPTSPLAMEYVNDFDLMKFEVKKEPVETDRIISQCGRLIAGGSLSSTPMSTPCSSVPPSPSFSAPSPGSGSEQKAHLEDYYWMTGYPQQLNPEALGFSPEDAVEALISNSHQLQGGFDGYARGAQQLAAAAGAGAGASLGGSGEEMGPAAAVVSAVIAAAAAQSGAGPHYHHHHHHAAGHHHHPTAGAPGAAGGASASAGGAGGAGGGGPASAGGGGGGGGGGGGGGAAGAGGALHPHHAAGGLHFDDRFSDEQLVTMSVRELNRQLRGVSKEEVIRLKQKRRTLKNRGYAQSCRFKRVQQRHVLESEKNQLLQQVDHLKQEISRLVRERDAYKEKYEKLVSSGFRENGSSSDNPSSPEFFITEPTRKLEPSVGYATFWKPQHRVLTSVFTK; translated from the coding sequence atggcatcagaACTGGCAATGAGCAACTCCGACCTGCCCACCAGTCCCCTGGCCATGGAATATGTTAATGACTTCGATCTGATGAAGTTTGAAGTGAAAAAGGAACCGGTGGAGACCGACCGCATCATCAGCCAGTGCGGCCGTCTCATCGCCGGGGGCTCGCTGTCCTCCACCCCCATGAGCACGCCGTGCAGCTCGGTGCCCCCTTCCCCCAGCTTCTCGGCGCCCAGCCCGGGCTCGGGCAGCGAGCAGAAGGCGCACCTGGAAGACTACTACTGGATGACCGGCTACCCGCAGCAGCTGAACCCCGAGGCGCTGGGCTTCAGCCCCGAGGACGCGGTCGAGGCGCTCATCAGCAACAGCCACCAGCTCCAGGGCGGCTTCGATGGCTACGCGCGCGGGGCGCAGCAGCTGGCCGCGGCGGCCGGGGCCGGCGCCGGAGCCTCCCTGGGCGGCAGCGGCGAGGAGATGGGCCCCGCCGCCGCCGTGGTGTCCGCCGTGATCGCCGCAGCCGCCGCGCAGAGCGGCGCGGGCCcgcactaccaccaccaccaccaccacgccgccggccaccaccaccacccgaCGGCCGGCGCGCCCGGCGCCGCGGGCGGCGCGTCCGCCTCGGCCGGTGGCGCGGGGGGCGCGGGCGGCGGTGGCCCGGCCAGcgccgggggcggcggcggcggcggcggcggcggaggcggcgggggcgcggcgggggcggggggcgcCCTGCACCCGCACCACGCCGCCGGCGGCCTGCACTTCGACGACCGCTTCTCCGACGAGCAGCTGGTGACCATGTCGGTGCGCGAGCTGAACCGGCAGCTGCGCGGGGTCAGCAAGGAGGAGGTGATCCGGCTGAAGCAGAAGAGGCGGACCCTGAAAAACCGCGGCTATGCCCAGTCCTGCCGCTTCAAGAGGGTGCAGCAGAGACACGTCCTGGAGTCGGAGAAGAACCAGCTGCTGCAGCAAGTCGACCACCTCAAGCAGGAGATCTCCAGGCTGGTGCGCGAGAGGGACGCGTACAAGGAGAAATACGAGAAGTTGGTGAGCAGCGGCTTCCGAGAAAACGGCTCGAGCAGCGACAACCCGTCCTCTCCCGAGTTTTTCAT